In one window of Pseudomonas chlororaphis subsp. chlororaphis DNA:
- a CDS encoding chemotaxis protein CheW, whose amino-acid sequence MAESQTAFELLLEIDQRCRLLAADLPSQETRQHGWSGIGFRIGEHWYVAPMGEVSEVLHEPRYTLLPGVKPWVKGVANLRGRLLPVMDLCGFFGHELSALRKQRRVLVVEHKEVFAGLMVDEVAGMQHFEQSSLETAASASEQGAITPYLRGYFPCEQVWWVFSPFALAQSPGFLDVAL is encoded by the coding sequence ATGGCCGAGTCGCAAACCGCCTTCGAACTGCTGCTCGAGATCGACCAGCGCTGCCGCCTGCTGGCAGCCGACCTGCCTTCCCAGGAAACCCGCCAGCACGGCTGGAGCGGTATCGGCTTTCGCATCGGCGAGCATTGGTATGTGGCGCCGATGGGCGAAGTCAGCGAAGTCCTGCACGAGCCCCGTTACACCCTGCTGCCCGGGGTCAAGCCCTGGGTGAAAGGCGTGGCCAACCTGCGCGGACGGCTGCTGCCGGTCATGGACCTGTGCGGGTTCTTCGGCCATGAGCTGTCGGCCCTGCGCAAGCAGCGGCGGGTGCTGGTGGTCGAGCACAAAGAGGTGTTCGCCGGCTTGATGGTGGACGAGGTGGCCGGCATGCAGCACTTCGAGCAGAGCAGCCTGGAAACCGCGGCCAGCGCTAGCGAACAGGGCGCCATCACGCCGTACCTGCGGGGGTATTTCCCGTGCGAGCAGGTCTGGTGGGTATTCAGTCCCTTCGCCCTGGCGCAGTCGCCGGGGTTCCTGGATGTGGCGCTGTAG
- the pilH gene encoding twitching motility response regulator PilH encodes MARILIVDDSPTEMYKLTGMLEKHGHEVLKAENGADGVALARQEKPDAVLMDIVMPGLNGFQATRQLTKDAETSHIPVIIITTKDQETDKVWGTRQGAKDYLTKPVDEDTLIKTLNNVLAG; translated from the coding sequence ATGGCTCGTATTCTGATCGTCGATGACTCGCCGACTGAAATGTACAAACTGACCGGCATGCTGGAAAAGCACGGCCATGAAGTCCTGAAGGCCGAAAACGGCGCCGACGGCGTGGCCCTGGCGCGCCAGGAAAAGCCCGACGCGGTCCTGATGGACATCGTCATGCCCGGCCTCAATGGTTTCCAGGCTACCCGTCAGTTGACCAAGGACGCGGAAACCAGCCATATCCCGGTGATCATCATCACCACCAAGGATCAGGAAACCGACAAGGTCTGGGGTACTCGCCAGGGCGCCAAGGATTACCTGACCAAGCCGGTCGACGAAGACACCCTGATCAAGACCCTGAACAACGTCCTGGCCGGCTGA
- the pilG gene encoding twitching motility response regulator PilG, whose product MEQQSSALKVMVIDDSKTIRRTAETLLKNVGCEVITAVDGFEALAKIADNHPGIIFVDIMMPRLDGYQTCALIKNNSAFKSTPVIMLSSKDGLFDKAKGRIVGSDQFLTKPFSKEELLSAIKAHVPGFAAVEQAH is encoded by the coding sequence ATGGAACAGCAATCCAGCGCCCTCAAGGTGATGGTGATCGATGATTCGAAGACGATTCGCCGCACGGCCGAAACGCTGCTGAAGAATGTGGGCTGTGAAGTCATCACCGCGGTCGACGGTTTCGAGGCCCTGGCCAAGATCGCCGACAACCACCCGGGCATCATTTTCGTCGACATCATGATGCCGCGGCTCGATGGCTATCAGACCTGCGCGTTGATCAAGAACAACAGCGCGTTCAAGTCCACGCCGGTGATTATGCTGTCCTCCAAGGACGGTCTGTTCGACAAGGCCAAGGGTCGCATCGTCGGCTCTGACCAGTTTTTGACCAAGCCTTTCAGCAAGGAAGAGCTGCTGAGCGCGATCAAGGCCCATGTGCCGGGGTTCGCCGCAGTAGAACAAGCACATTGA
- the gshB gene encoding glutathione synthase — protein sequence MSVRVGIVMDPIASISYKKDSSLAMLLAAQERGWTLFYMEQRDLYQATGGVARARMRPLKVFADPHKWFELEAETDSALSELDVILMRKDPPFDMEFVYSTYLLEQAERDGVLVVNKPQSLRDCNEKLFATLFPQCTPPTIVSRRPDVLREFADHHGDVILKPLDGMGGSSIFRHTAGHPNLSVILETLTQHGKQQIMIQEYLPAIVDGDKRILMIDGEPVDYCLARIPAQGETRGNLAAGGRGEARPLTEKDRWIAAQVGPTLREKGLLFVGLDVIGEHLTEINVTSPTCIREIDNAFGTNIGAMLMDAIDQKLKAR from the coding sequence ATGAGCGTTCGCGTCGGGATTGTCATGGACCCTATCGCCAGCATCTCCTATAAGAAGGACAGCTCGCTGGCCATGCTGCTGGCCGCCCAGGAGCGCGGCTGGACCCTGTTCTATATGGAACAGCGCGACCTGTACCAGGCGACCGGTGGCGTGGCCCGGGCGCGGATGCGTCCGCTGAAGGTGTTCGCCGACCCGCACAAGTGGTTCGAACTGGAAGCCGAGACCGACAGCGCCCTGAGCGAGCTGGACGTGATCCTGATGCGCAAGGACCCACCGTTCGACATGGAGTTCGTCTACTCCACCTACCTGCTGGAACAGGCCGAGCGCGACGGCGTGCTGGTGGTCAACAAGCCGCAGAGCCTGCGTGACTGCAATGAAAAGCTGTTCGCCACCCTGTTCCCGCAGTGCACGCCGCCGACCATCGTCAGCCGTCGTCCGGACGTGTTGCGCGAATTCGCCGACCATCACGGCGACGTGATCCTCAAGCCGCTGGACGGCATGGGCGGTTCGTCGATCTTCCGTCACACCGCTGGCCACCCGAACCTCTCGGTGATCCTCGAAACCCTGACCCAGCATGGCAAGCAGCAGATCATGATCCAGGAGTACCTGCCGGCCATCGTCGATGGCGACAAACGCATCCTGATGATCGACGGCGAACCTGTGGATTACTGCCTGGCGCGGATTCCCGCCCAGGGTGAAACCCGTGGCAACCTTGCCGCCGGTGGCCGTGGCGAAGCCCGGCCGCTGACCGAGAAAGATCGCTGGATCGCCGCACAGGTCGGCCCGACCCTGCGCGAGAAAGGCCTGCTGTTCGTGGGGCTCGACGTGATCGGCGAGCACCTGACCGAAATCAACGTCACCAGCCCGACCTGCATCCGCGAGATCGACAACGCCTTTGGCACCAACATCGGCGCAATGCTGATGGATGCCATCGATCAGAAGCTCAAGGCTCGTTGA
- a CDS encoding energy transducer TonB, whose amino-acid sequence MALPSDLPPELAHSGVRPADRLGFTLFLAALLHIALILGLGFSFAEPKQISKTLEITLATFKSETKPKKADFLAQENQQGSGTLDKKAIPKTTEVAPFQENKVNKVTPPPPAKTEVKEAAPKAAVATTAPKPKKTVTKREEVKTEAKPKVPVPTFDSEQLSSDIASLEAELAQEQQLYAKRPRIHRLSAASTMRDKGAWYKDEWRKKVERIGNLNYPEEARRKQIYGNLRLMVSINRDGSLYEVLVLESSGQPLLDQAAQRIVRLAAPFAPFTGDLSDIDRLEIIRTWKFARGDRLSSN is encoded by the coding sequence ATGGCTCTCCCTTCCGATCTGCCCCCCGAGCTGGCCCACAGCGGCGTGCGCCCGGCCGATCGCCTGGGGTTTACCCTGTTCCTGGCCGCCCTGCTGCATATCGCGCTGATTCTCGGCCTGGGTTTCTCCTTCGCCGAACCCAAGCAGATCAGCAAGACCCTGGAAATTACCCTGGCCACTTTCAAGAGCGAGACCAAGCCGAAGAAGGCCGATTTCCTCGCCCAGGAAAACCAGCAAGGCAGCGGCACCCTGGACAAGAAAGCGATCCCGAAGACCACCGAAGTGGCGCCGTTCCAGGAAAACAAAGTCAATAAGGTCACCCCGCCGCCTCCGGCCAAGACCGAGGTCAAGGAAGCCGCGCCCAAGGCCGCGGTCGCCACTACCGCGCCGAAGCCGAAAAAGACCGTCACCAAGCGTGAAGAGGTCAAGACCGAGGCCAAACCCAAGGTTCCCGTGCCGACGTTCGACAGCGAGCAGCTGTCCAGCGACATCGCCAGCCTGGAGGCCGAACTGGCCCAGGAGCAGCAGCTGTACGCCAAGCGCCCGCGCATCCACCGCCTGAGCGCGGCCTCGACCATGCGCGACAAGGGCGCCTGGTACAAGGACGAGTGGCGCAAGAAGGTCGAGCGCATCGGCAACCTCAACTACCCGGAAGAAGCCCGGCGCAAGCAGATCTACGGCAACCTGCGGCTGATGGTCTCGATCAACCGCGACGGTTCTCTGTACGAGGTGCTGGTGCTGGAGTCCTCCGGCCAGCCGCTGCTGGACCAGGCGGCGCAACGCATCGTACGCCTGGCGGCACCGTTCGCGCCCTTTACCGGTGACCTGTCGGATATCGACCGCCTGGAGATCATCCGCACCTGGAAGTTCGCCCGCGGCGACCGGCTGTCCAGCAACTGA
- a CDS encoding YqgE/AlgH family protein, with protein MKNVSPSYLKHHFLIAMPHMADPNFAHTLTYIVEHNANGAMGLVVNRPQDLNLADILEQLRPEIDPPALCQHVPIFIGGPVQTDRGFVLHPSGPTFQATVELDGLSLSTSQDVLFAIADGVGPAKSLIALGYAGWEAGQLEAELADNAWLTCPFDADILFNTSSELRLEAAARHLGINLALLTSQAGHA; from the coding sequence ATGAAAAACGTCAGCCCCAGCTACCTCAAGCATCACTTCCTGATCGCCATGCCGCACATGGCCGACCCGAACTTTGCGCACACCTTGACCTACATCGTCGAGCACAATGCCAATGGCGCCATGGGGTTGGTGGTCAACCGTCCGCAGGACCTGAACCTCGCCGATATCCTCGAGCAATTGCGCCCCGAGATCGACCCGCCAGCGCTCTGCCAGCATGTGCCGATCTTCATCGGCGGCCCGGTGCAGACCGATCGCGGTTTTGTCCTGCACCCCAGCGGCCCGACCTTCCAGGCCACGGTCGAGCTTGATGGCCTGTCGCTGTCGACGTCCCAGGACGTGCTGTTCGCCATCGCCGATGGCGTCGGTCCGGCCAAAAGCCTGATCGCCCTCGGTTATGCCGGCTGGGAAGCCGGGCAGCTGGAAGCCGAGCTGGCGGACAACGCCTGGCTGACCTGCCCGTTCGACGCCGACATCCTGTTCAACACCAGCAGCGAACTGCGCCTGGAGGCGGCGGCCAGGCACCTGGGCATCAACCTCGCCCTGCTGACCAGCCAGGCGGGCCACGCCTGA